The following coding sequences are from one Vicugna pacos chromosome 19, VicPac4, whole genome shotgun sequence window:
- the COX4I2 gene encoding cytochrome c oxidase subunit 4 isoform 2, mitochondrial isoform X1 — translation MWEQDSSTHAPQMSFRAAWSLVLRKGGLGIRGIHSPGSTAHGKEKMSPYTNYHAQRSYPMPDEPFCAELNAEQQALKEKEKGSWTQLSQAEKVALYRLQFHQSFAEMNRRSNEWKTIMGCVFFFFGFTGLMIWWQRVFVFPKKPITLTDEWKAQQLQRILDMKGNPVQGLASRWDYERKEWKK, via the exons ATGTGGGAGCAGGACTCATCCACACACGCGCCCCAGATGTCCTTCAGAGCAGCCTGGAGCTTGGTGCTGAGAAAAGGAGGACTTGGAATTCGAGGGATCCACAGCCCAGGAAGCACTG CCCACGGCAAGGAGAAGATGTCTCCTTACACCAACTACCACGCCCAGCGCTCCTACCCCATGCCAGACGAGCCCTTCTGTGCAGAGCTCAACGCCGAGCAGCAGGCcctgaaggagaaggagaagggcaGCTGGACCCAGCTGAGCCAAGCCGAGAAGGTGGCCT TGTACCGGCTTCAGTTCCACCAGTCCTTCGCGGAGATGAACCGTCGCTCCAACGAATGGAAGACAATCATGGGCTGtgtcttcttcttctttggaTTCACAGGTCTGATGATCTGGTGGCAGCGGGTCTTCG TGTTCCCTAAGAAGCCCATCACCCTGACGGACGAGTGGAAGGCCCAGCAGCTCCAGCGCATCCTGGACATGAAGGGCAACCCTGTGCAAGGCCTGGCCTCCCGGTGGGACTATGAGAGGAAAGAGTGGAAGAAGTGA
- the COX4I2 gene encoding cytochrome c oxidase subunit 4 isoform 2, mitochondrial isoform X3, producing MWEQDSSTHAPQMSFRAAWSLVLRKGGLGIRGIHSPGSTAHGKEKMSPYTNYHAQRSYPMPDEPFCAELNAEQQALKEKEKGSWTQLSQAEKVACLMIWWQRVFVFPKKPITLTDEWKAQQLQRILDMKGNPVQGLASRWDYERKEWKK from the exons ATGTGGGAGCAGGACTCATCCACACACGCGCCCCAGATGTCCTTCAGAGCAGCCTGGAGCTTGGTGCTGAGAAAAGGAGGACTTGGAATTCGAGGGATCCACAGCCCAGGAAGCACTG CCCACGGCAAGGAGAAGATGTCTCCTTACACCAACTACCACGCCCAGCGCTCCTACCCCATGCCAGACGAGCCCTTCTGTGCAGAGCTCAACGCCGAGCAGCAGGCcctgaaggagaaggagaagggcaGCTGGACCCAGCTGAGCCAAGCCGAGAAGGTGGCCT GTCTGATGATCTGGTGGCAGCGGGTCTTCG TGTTCCCTAAGAAGCCCATCACCCTGACGGACGAGTGGAAGGCCCAGCAGCTCCAGCGCATCCTGGACATGAAGGGCAACCCTGTGCAAGGCCTGGCCTCCCGGTGGGACTATGAGAGGAAAGAGTGGAAGAAGTGA
- the COX4I2 gene encoding cytochrome c oxidase subunit 4 isoform 2, mitochondrial isoform X2, which translates to MSFRAAWSLVLRKGGLGIRGIHSPGSTAHGKEKMSPYTNYHAQRSYPMPDEPFCAELNAEQQALKEKEKGSWTQLSQAEKVALYRLQFHQSFAEMNRRSNEWKTIMGCVFFFFGFTGLMIWWQRVFVFPKKPITLTDEWKAQQLQRILDMKGNPVQGLASRWDYERKEWKK; encoded by the exons ATGTCCTTCAGAGCAGCCTGGAGCTTGGTGCTGAGAAAAGGAGGACTTGGAATTCGAGGGATCCACAGCCCAGGAAGCACTG CCCACGGCAAGGAGAAGATGTCTCCTTACACCAACTACCACGCCCAGCGCTCCTACCCCATGCCAGACGAGCCCTTCTGTGCAGAGCTCAACGCCGAGCAGCAGGCcctgaaggagaaggagaagggcaGCTGGACCCAGCTGAGCCAAGCCGAGAAGGTGGCCT TGTACCGGCTTCAGTTCCACCAGTCCTTCGCGGAGATGAACCGTCGCTCCAACGAATGGAAGACAATCATGGGCTGtgtcttcttcttctttggaTTCACAGGTCTGATGATCTGGTGGCAGCGGGTCTTCG TGTTCCCTAAGAAGCCCATCACCCTGACGGACGAGTGGAAGGCCCAGCAGCTCCAGCGCATCCTGGACATGAAGGGCAACCCTGTGCAAGGCCTGGCCTCCCGGTGGGACTATGAGAGGAAAGAGTGGAAGAAGTGA